The DNA sequence TTCTGTTACCAGTTCAAATCCTGCTTCTTTAACACCCTCAGCCAGTTTATAGGTTATTTCCATGCATTTGGTGGCAACTTCCCGGTACCCTTCCCGGCCCAAGTGTTTTAAGAGTGCCCAGGTGGCTGCAGTGGCTGCCCCTGTGCGGGTGCCCACTATTGTAGATTGGAGATCCTCGGTGAGGTAGGGTGTCTCAACAGCCATTGCTTCCAGGTACTTTCGTTCCCTGAAAAGAATACCTCCTGTGGGGATCGGGGCAAGACCCATTTTATGAGGGTCTATGGTTATGGATGAAACTCCAGCTAGGCTGAAATCAAATTCAGGTAAATCATATCCAGCTTCCTTCAGGAATGGTATGCTGTAACCACCGAAAGCAGCGTCCACATGGAGATAGATATCTTGTTCCAGGCATATTCTGGAGAGATCTTCTATTGGGTCTATTTTTCCAAGTTCTGTGGTTCCTGCAACTCCCACAATAGCCACAGTATTATCTGAAATTAGTTTCTCCACTGAGGAGATATCCATCCGGTAATTCTCATCCAGGTCAGCCATTTTCAAATCCAGACATAACATGTCTGCTGCTTTCTTGAAGGAGAAGTGTGCGGATTTAGGGACTATTACCTCGGGATGTTTCAAGTTTCTCATGTTACGAGC is a window from the Methanobacterium sp. Maddingley MBC34 genome containing:
- a CDS encoding tyrosine decarboxylase MnfA (PFAM: Pyridoxal-dependent decarboxylase conserved domain~TIGRFAM: tyrosine decarboxylase MnfA), yielding MEDKGIPKEQIYQMLRKYKEKDLTHRSGRILGSMCTCPHHVGVRAYSMFLESNLGDPGLFPGTKAMEDEVISMLGGLLGKKDVHGHIITGGTEANLMAMRAARNMRNLKHPEVIVPKSAHFSFKKAADMLCLDLKMADLDENYRMDISSVEKLISDNTVAIVGVAGTTELGKIDPIEDLSRICLEQDIYLHVDAAFGGYSIPFLKEAGYDLPEFDFSLAGVSSITIDPHKMGLAPIPTGGILFRERKYLEAMAVETPYLTEDLQSTIVGTRTGAATAATWALLKHLGREGYREVATKCMEITYKLAEGVKEAGFELVTEPELNIVPFSSSEIPVKEIARRLEDKGWAVSLASYPQAIRIIVMPHLKEEHIDAFLEDLKTIKKD